CTTCCGGCCGAACTGTTTAACCCAGTACATCCCATTTCCGGACCGTTAATCTATTGCGTGCAATTATCAACAGTCAAGGGGGCTCTGGTGTCACAACCCTTGTGCCTttcgggtgtgtttgtgtgcctcAAACGAGACGAGATGGAATAATTCACCACTTACCTGAAGTTGGAGAACCACTTGACCAGCTGGGCGGTGTTGTTCTTGTTGAACTTGATGTCCGGGAAGTACATCTTCAGCACGGCAGAGCTTGGGTACCGCACCCAGAAGAACATCAGCTTCGCCTTGCGCAGGTGCATCGGAGTCAAAGTTGACGAGTTCACCGGAGTAAAGGATTGATTACTgtgtttttgggggggggggggtttgatTTGAAATTGGTTCATGAAATAGTGATGGTAGGAAAGGGAAAACGATACGCAGCTACTAGCAATTTGTGAAAGGCTTACCAAACGGGTCCTGCATACGATTCAAATTTGATCGGGTGGAGAGCGGGGGTACTAGTGATACAAATGAATCAGAGGCTAGTGCGAATCAGATATCTTCATATATCCACTTACTTCAGTCGGCTCAGCGTAATAAGAGAGGAAACTATAAAAGTGTCCGTTCAACCCATTCCGAAGAATGGATTAGAAAGTGTACGAAAGAATATCCAGCCGTAGTAAATCTGATTAAGACACATACCGATTGCCCTGGCCCTGCCATTCGATGCAGTCAATGTAAATCTTTTTAATGTACTTAAACATTCAACACGAATGTCTGGACATGTTTGGCAATGCGGTCCAAGAACAGTACGTacgatttaaattaaaaaaaagtaaaatagaaATAGATATATTGAAAACAAGATTAAGAAACCCCTACATATttccaagtgcatccaatacATTTTGTGCAAAGAGTTATTTAATCAAAACTGGTCTTTTCCAGCCATGAATCGTATGCCGACCGTCGCAAGGTTGACCTTCCGCAAATGGTAGTTGCTAATAGGGGGTAGTTGAAGGAAAAAATTCTTACGCTGCAATGGAAGCTTCAAGCAGAAGTGATTGATTTGAAAAGGATATAGTAGGCTCCATCCCGTTGTAGGCGATGTCGGCGGAGGTACAGTCCGAGTTGCGATCGTTGACATCCATCGATGCTCTGATATGTCCGTAGTCCGGCGAGCTGCCGTGGTGGGCCGCCAGCAGGGCCGGATGCAGCATCGTCGGCGGGTGGGGTAGGGGAGGGGAATCGCGTGGGTCCAACATGCCGTTGATGCCGGGCGGGCTGGACGACACCTTCATGTGGTGAAACTGGGACGGCTGAGGCCCGTGCGGGCCACCGTGCGGACCGTGCGGATTGAAGAAGGGGCTGTAGGGCGAAAAGACTTGCGACTCGTGCAGCGATGGGTTCGGAATCGCAACCGAGGTAGGCAGTGAGACGGGCAGCATCGACGAGGCGGAACCGTGGAACCCGGCCCGCTCCGCCTTGCACTCCGTCGGGGTGGTCGGCCCGGTCGGCTGGACTGTGCCACCGGACGACTGGCTGCTAAACTGGGCGGGCGGCTGCGattgtggttgctgctgctgctgctggcctggggttggctgctgctgctgcgttgaTGCCTGCGACTGAGGCTGTTGCTGCCCGCTCAGTGCgttattgtttttgctgcagctgttgttgttgttgttgttgctgctgctgctattactgttgttgctgccgttCCCCAGACTGCTCCCATGGCAGTTGGTTGCTCCACCCAtcggaagctgctgctgcgtttgCTGCTGCGATTGCTGTTGtgatggctgctgctgctgctgctgcggttgttGAGATTGTTGTGAGTCAACCTGCACCTGATTCGAGGACGGAATAATGCCATCCTGCGCTAGAATTCTACTCACTGTTCGCGGCGTAATGCGGGTGTCGGTCACCTTGTGCCGCTTCTTTTTCGGCGTCACCACCAGGCTGAGGGCCTCGTTCTGCTCGGGATTGTGCTCGCGCGGTTCCGGCGGCGGCAGGCAGAACGGATTCACCTGGCTGGGCGTCCCTCCGAGGGCCTGGTTCATCGAGTTGTAGAGCGCGGCGGCCGCAACCGAGTTGATGTTCTGGGGCGTTTTCGACGCTTGGAACATGGCTGTAGAAGGAGAAGGACGTACATGAGGAGGCATGCCGATCGAGTTCATACtgagctgttgctgctgttgctgttgctgttgctgttgctgctgttgctgctgctgctgctgctgctgctgctggccaccCTTGGGATCAACTCCCGGTCCCGCAGTCGGGACGTGCATCGCGTTCATGCCCGGCATCGGGGGAAACGAGTTCCCGTTTAGCCGCGCTCCACCACAGCCGGCCACGTTGTTTGCCAAcgttggctgctgctggatgcaGTTACCATTGCCCGCGGGCGGTCCTACGGACATACCGCCCGGACCCATCGGAACGGGCTGGGACGCGTTGTTAAGACTAGGTATACTTAGCATAGGTGCGTTACCTGATTGACTGCCACCGATGCTGCTCCGGTCCGACTGACTGATCTTGGTGCGGGGCGACTTGCGGTCCAGCAGCTGCGACGCCATCAGCAGATCCTTGTTCAGCTGTTCTGCCGCCGCGGCTGCCGCCTCCGATTGCTTGCCGAGAAATCGGCGCTGGTGCACGAACCGCGTCACGATCGAGTCGACCAGGTTGGACAGCGACGCCGTGATCTCCGTCTTGAGCACGTCCGCCAGTCCCTCGAGATCCGTGCCGGACATGGGACCGACCGAGCTGGCGCTCGAGCGCATCATGTTCAGCCGGTTCGTCAAGTCGGACGGAATGGACGATCCCTTCGGTATCGCCGGCATGTTGTGGCCACCCATCGCCGCTGCATGGTTGGTCTGGGGCATCGCGTGCATCGGGACGTGCGTCGGCGACAGCGGTTGCTGTGGCGGCTGCACGACGACCGGATGCGGTTGAggttggtgctgttgctgctgactCGGCGGGAGCGGCGGTAGCGTTACGTTTGCCGGCACGGGTTGCACCAGCCCACAGGACTGCTGGGACGGCTGCGGATGCGTCGGcgaatgttgctgctgctgctgctgctgcgggtgTTGACTCTGCGGATGTTGAACAGGCGATTGTAGCAGTGCCTGGGAAGTTTGATTTTGTGCTTGAGGTTGCGGCTGGTGCTGCATAGTTACCTGCGATTGCATTACCTGTGACGAGTTATTGCTGGCGTTCCGATCGggctgatgttgttgctgctgctgctgctgttggggcTGCTGTGGCATgattgcctgctgctgctgctgctgcgattgctgttgttgttgctgctgctgttgcagaaGCTGCTGGTTCGAAGCCTGCAGGCTCCGTTCCGCTTGTTCCGCCTTTACTAGCCTCGCTTCCTGCTCGAGAAACAGCTTCTGGTACATCGCCGCCGCATTGCTGATCTGCTGGCTGTGCTGGGGCGCCACGGCCGGTGGCGCTGGTGGCTGCTGCCCGATCGGCTCGTGCGGCATCGCAACGGCCGCGGCCGCCGCCTGCTGCATGTGCTGCAGGAACGGGTGCGCCCCGTTGAAGCCGCCCGCCTGCAGCGGGTGGGCCGCATTGGGCAGCGAGTTGTGCAGCTTGGCCGACATCATCTTGCTCATCATCTGCAGCATGCTGGAGGCATCGgcggctgctgccgccgccgccgccgtggCTGCCGCATTCGACTGACCCTTCGATCCGGCCGCCGCCACCTCCTTCATCGGCGTGCTGGACGCGGacagatggtggtggtggtggtggtggtggggctTTTCGGGCGACACGTCGGGCGCGCTCGCATCATCTTCCATGATGTCGCTCGACGAGCTGTCGTCCACGACCTCCTGCGTCGTGTCGGACTGCTGCTCCATGCGCGAGCACAATTGCACATACTTCTGCTGCATCTCCGCAAGCTGCTCCTGCATCGAGCGCAGCTGCGACTTAAGTACGTCCTTCTCCACCCGCTTCTGGTGGATGTGGGGCGTCGTGACCGTCTCGACTaggtcctcgtcgtcgtcggtcgTGGCCGGATCGGTGACGGGCGTCGTCGTGGTGGCCGTATTGGTcgccgccgcagccgccgccgctgccgctgcgcTGCTGCTGAGCATGAAGTTCTGCAGCGTTAGGCCTAGGTTCAGGccggccgctgccgccgccgcgtACCGCTCCGCCGCACTGTTGTCGTGCTGCTGGGGGTGGTACAGCTTGCGCTTCTTGCATCCGTTCACCGGCGGCTGGGACAGAATCGCCGGGCTGGCGCGCATCGACGACACGATGTTTTCCACCCGGGCCCGCTTCATGTTGAGCGCTTCTGGTTCGGCCCGGCTCGTCGGCACGATGCCGCTGCCGGGCGTGGGCGTCCGCTCGTCCCGCTCCTTATCGTCCAGGCAGCAGTCGTCCAGGTCCATCAGCTCTTGCTTCGCAATGAGCCCCCCGTTACTGCCGGCCCCGGTCGAGGACGCCGGCGACGGTACGGTTTCGTCCACCTCGTCGTCCTCAGGCAGGGACGCCACCAGCTCGTCGATCACGTCGCTCTTCTCCTGCTTCGGGTTGATCGTTTCCACCGCCACCGTACCACTGCCGTTCGACAGGCGGCACGCGTCCGCCGACCCGTCCAGCAAATCATCACATTTCGCACTATCACTAGCTGCACCGTGGCTCGCTTTCGCATTTTGATTATTGCCCCGGCTCTTGGCCTTGGGTGTGCACGCGCCCACATCACTCGAATCACTCAGCTCGCCGCCGTTCACGATCGCGCCGAGGCTGTTCTCACTGAGCTTACCCATGTCGAAGATCGTGTTTCCggcgccgccaccgccgctgctgctgctgtggttgtTGTTCTTGCTACCGATCACATTGTTGTTGTCGGGCGATATCCGACCGCCGGCGGCATGCTGGCCACTCTGGTTGCTCTGGATCGTCGCGCGCAGCTCGTGATCGAGAGCCATCAGGTCCTTCTTGCCCTGCAGGATGTTGCGCAACATGTGGTGGGCCAGCTCGCTCGTGGCGGGTGGTGTTGTAGAGTCACCGTCAAGGTCTATAACACCACCGAGGCCATTACTGCAAGAACCGTCCGCcccactgttgttgttgttgctgctggtagtTGCGTTCCTACTGCTCGATGACTTGGGCGCACCACTGTCACCGATCgtaccgccaccaccacctccgtTGTTTTCACCATTAGTGTTCGCAACAGCATTATTGtgattgctgctgttgctagtgttgctgctgctgctagtgctgctgctgctggtactgctgttgctgctcgtACTGCTTGAGCTGCTACTACGCCGGTTCGAGCCCATCGTCACATCCGACACCGGCACAGTTACACCACTACAACCACTACCACTCTTGCCGCTCTTGGCAGCCTTCGCACTGCCGCTATTATCACCGGCGCCAGAATTGTTGCACGCGCTCGTATTGTTATTGTTCGTGTTAGTATTGTTGTTATTCAGATTCGTCACACTTTCGAACCCGAGCTTGGCGGGATTGACCGCACCACTGGCACCGTTCAACACACCACTACTGTTGTCCTGGGCGGTGAGCCCGCAGTCGCCGTTGTTGCCGATGCTGCCGGCcacactgctgctgatgctggccGCGGCAGCCTCGATCGCCGACAGCATGCTCAGCGTATCCTGATCGGTCGCGTCCTGGGCCTGCTTCACTTGCCTGCCGAGCAGTTCGTTGAGCATCTTGCTGGCGGCCGCCGGTCCGTAACCGCCGGGACCGAATAGTCCGCTgaaatgttgctgctgcgcctGGCTAAAAATAGCCCCGTATAGACCGCTGCTCATGAAGGACGGCCGCGAACTGAAGCTGGGTATCGAGGAGTAGCTGTTTCTTGGCTCGCCCGCGTCTACGCGCTGTCTGCTGCGCTTGCTATTGTTGCcgctgccgttgccgttgctgctgctgctcccgttgctgctgttgctgttactGCCGTTACTGCTGATCGTCACTGTGTTGGTAGGGTTGTTCTTTAGCAACTTATCGACGTACAAACCGAAAGAATCAGAGTCTTCCTCCGATGACATCATAAGCAGGGAGCCTGCTGCAGTTCACGAACACGACGacagcggtggtggcggcggttgctacagcggtggtggtggtggcaacgACAAAGACGACGACAAAGGCGGCGAAGATAACTTCCCCTGCAAAATAGACCGCTGTCAAGCGGGTGGGGGAACCGTTCCCCTCCCGGTTGCCGGCGTCGTCACGCACACTACCAACGGTTCGGGTCGCTGCAAGCGCGTGGTCTTTGTTTTGCGCACGGCGATTCCTTAGCGTCGTCTTTttcgtactgctgctgctgcacgagcAGCCCCCTCCAATATCCGAACGGTCGCTTAACCCGGCCTTAGCTTTCCCCTTCCATGGCATGGACCTACAGTACGGCGCAGTGGCGAAGGGCGCACGAAAGAGAGGCAAACACGCAACGTACCGAGCGAGTGCGAGCGAAAGAACAAAGATGAAAAAGGAACGGAGAGCAATCGAAAAGGTGCGAAAGAAAGGggagaaaaagaaggagaGCAGAGTTAGTTAGGTTATTTTAGTTTGGCacggacaaaaacacagaTTACACACACTTTATTTctacataaaaaatacatcgGCCCACTTGGAAGCACACGAATGTCTACACGTTTGCTTATGAACATgtttgaaaaacaaacgccTGTTGCAATATGTCTTGTTTACCACTTCATTACGATAAAGATAAGTTTACTACCAacattttacagaaaaactAGAACAAGATCTCGTTACAATTTGACAATGTTTACGTTTTATTCCCAATATTCAATGTGTCTGTTGTGgcaaatttatgaaaaaagcagaatattgttttgttgccGTTTCATTCGACATTCCCTTCCCATTTCTCACCCCTCGGCCCGAAAAGATTGGGCCGCGAGAGACCAGATGGAGATGTTCGAGAGGACCAAAAGCCGTCCCAACGAACGGGCCCGAGACCGGCAGTGATCGAAGACGCGCGTCCCTCTCTAGTTCACTGCagggaaaataatttactCCGATGCACACCTGGATCTTTGCCATACCACcgtacactcacactcacaaacacgcGGACATGAATGCATCCGTATCCAGAGCACGGGCGCATTCAAAAGGAACGGTGTTGTGCGTCCTCTGAATGTGCCCCGATGTCCTGTGG
This is a stretch of genomic DNA from Anopheles merus strain MAF chromosome 2R, AmerM5.1, whole genome shotgun sequence. It encodes these proteins:
- the LOC121603537 gene encoding homeobox protein prospero isoform X1; translated protein: MMSSEEDSDSFGLYVDKLLKNNPTNTVTISSNGSNSNSSNGSSSSNGNGSGNNSKRSRQRVDAGEPRNSYSSIPSFSSRPSFMSSGLYGAIFSQAQQQHFSGLFGPGGYGPAAASKMLNELLGRQVKQAQDATDQDTLSMLSAIEAAAASISSSVAGSIGNNGDCGLTAQDNSSGVLNGASGAVNPAKLGFESVTNLNNNNTNTNNNNTSACNNSGAGDNSGSAKAAKSGKSGSGCSGVTVPVSDVTMGSNRRSSSSSSTSSNSSTSSSSTSSSSNTSNSSNHNNAVANTNGENNGGGGGGTIGDSGAPKSSSSRNATTSSNNNNSGADGSCSNGLGGVIDLDGDSTTPPATSELAHHMLRNILQGKKDLMALDHELRATIQSNQSGQHAAGGRISPDNNNVIGSKNNNHSSSSGGGGAGNTIFDMGKLSENSLGAIVNGGELSDSSDVGACTPKAKSRGNNQNAKASHGAASDSAKCDDLLDGSADACRLSNGSGTVAVETINPKQEKSDVIDELVASLPEDDEVDETVPSPASSTGAGSNGGLIAKQELMDLDDCCLDDKERDERTPTPGSGIVPTSRAEPEALNMKRARVENIVSSMRASPAILSQPPVNGCKKRKLYHPQQHDNSAAERYAAAAAAGLNLGLTLQNFMLSSSAAAAAAAAAATNTATTTTPVTDPATTDDDEDLVETVTTPHIHQKRVEKDVLKSQLRSMQEQLAEMQQKYVQLCSRMEQQSDTTQEVVDDSSSSDIMEDDASAPDVSPEKPHHHHHHHHLSASSTPMKEVAAAGSKGQSNAAATAAAAAAAADASSMLQMMSKMMSAKLHNSLPNAAHPLQAGGFNGAHPFLQHMQQAAAAAVAMPHEPIGQQPPAPPAVAPQHSQQISNAAAMYQKLFLEQEARLVKAEQAERSLQASNQQLLQQQQQQQQQSQQQQQQAIMPQQPQQQQQQQQHQPDRNASNNSSQVMQSQVTMQHQPQPQAQNQTSQALLQSPVQHPQSQHPQQQQQQQHSPTHPQPSQQSCGLVQPVPANVTLPPLPPSQQQQHQPQPHPVVVQPPQQPLSPTHVPMHAMPQTNHAAAMGGHNMPAIPKGSSIPSDLTNRLNMMRSSASSVGPMSGTDLEGLADVLKTEITASLSNLVDSIVTRFVHQRRFLGKQSEAAAAAAEQLNKDLLMASQLLDRKSPRTKISQSDRSSIGGSQSGNAPMLSIPSLNNASQPVPMGPGGMSVGPPAGNGNCIQQQPTLANNVAGCGGARLNGNSFPPMPGMNAMHVPTAGPGVDPKGGQQQQQQQQQQQQQQQQQQQQQQQLSMNSIGMPPHVRPSPSTAMFQASKTPQNINSVAAAALYNSMNQALGGTPSQVNPFCLPPPEPREHNPEQNEALSLVVTPKKKRHKVTDTRITPRTVSRILAQDGIIPSSNQVQVDSQQSQQPQQQQQQPSQQQSQQQTQQQLPMGGATNCHGSSLGNGSNNSNSSSSNNNNNNSCSKNNNALSGQQQPQSQASTQQQQPTPGQQQQQQPQSQPPAQFSSQSSGGTVQPTGPTTPTECKAERAGFHGSASSMLPVSLPTSVAIPNPSLHESQVFSPYSPFFNPHGPHGGPHGPQPSQFHHMKVSSSPPGINGMLDPRDSPPLPHPPTMLHPALLAAHHGSSPDYGHIRASMDVNDRNSDCTSADIAYNGMEPTISFSNQSLLLEASIAANQSFTPVNSSTLTPMHLRKAKLMFFWVRYPSSAVLKMYFPDIKFNKNNTAQLVKWFSNFREFYYIQMEKYARQAVSEGMKNADDIHVSNDSEIYRVLNLHYNRNNHIEVPQNFRYVVEQTLREFFRAIQGGKDTEQSWKKSIYKIISRMDDPVPEYFKSPNFLEQLE
- the LOC121603537 gene encoding homeobox protein prospero isoform X3 — protein: MMSSEEDSDSFGLYVDKLLKNNPTNTVTISSNGSNSNSSNGSSSSNGNGSGNNSKRSRQRVDAGEPRNSYSSIPSFSSRPSFMSSGLYGAIFSQAQQQHFSGLFGPGGYGPAAASKMLNELLGRQVKQAQDATDQDTLSMLSAIEAAAASISSSVAGSIGNNGDCGLTAQDNSSGVLNGASGAVNPAKLGFESVTNLNNNNTNTNNNNTSACNNSGAGDNSGSAKAAKSGKSGSGCSGVTVPVSDVTMGSNRRSSSSSSTSSNSSTSSSSTSSSSNTSNSSNHNNAVANTNGENNGGGGGGTIGDSGAPKSSSSRNATTSSNNNNSGADGSCSNGLGGVIDLDGDSTTPPATSELAHHMLRNILQGKKDLMALDHELRATIQSNQSGQHAAGGRISPDNNNVIGSKNNNHSSSSGGGGAGNTIFDMGKLSENSLGAIVNGGELSDSSDVGACTPKAKSRGNNQNAKASHGAASDSAKCDDLLDGSADACRLSNGSGTVAVETINPKQEKSDVIDELVASLPEDDEVDETVPSPASSTGAGSNGGLIAKQELMDLDDCCLDDKERDERTPTPGSGIVPTSRAEPEALNMKRARVENIVSSMRASPAILSQPPVNGCKKRKLYHPQQHDNSAAERYAAAAAAGLNLGLTLQNFMLSSSAAAAAAAAAATNTATTTTPVTDPATTDDDEDLVETVTTPHIHQKRVEKDVLKSQLRSMQEQLAEMQQKYVQLCSRMEQQSDTTQEVVDDSSSSDIMEDDASAPDVSPEKPHHHHHHHHLSASSTPMKEVAAAGSKGQSNAAATAAAAAAAADASSMLQMMSKMMSAKLHNSLPNAAHPLQAGGFNGAHPFLQHMQQAAAAAVAMPHEPIGQQPPAPPAVAPQHSQQISNAAAMYQKLFLEQEARLVKAEQAERSLQASNQQLLQQQQQQQQQSQQQQQQAIMPQQPQQQQQQQQHQPDRNASNNSSQVMQSQVTMQHQPQPQAQNQTSQALLQSPVQHPQSQHPQQQQQQQHSPTHPQPSQQSCGLVQPVPANVTLPPLPPSQQQQHQPQPHPVVVQPPQQPLSPTHVPMHAMPQTNHAAAMGGHNMPAIPKGSSIPSDLTNRLNMMRSSASSVGPMSGTDLEGLADVLKTEITASLSNLVDSIVTRFVHQRRFLGKQSEAAAAAAEQLNKDLLMASQLLDRKSPRTKISQSDRSSIGGSQSGNAPMLSIPSLNNASQPVPMGPGGMSVGPPAGNGNCIQQQPTLANNVAGCGGARLNGNSFPPMPGMNAMHVPTAGPGVDPKGGQQQQQQQQQQQQQQQQQQQQQQQLSMNSIGMPPHVRPSPSTAMFQASKTPQNINSVAAAALYNSMNQALGGTPSQVNPFCLPPPEPREHNPEQNEALSLVVTPKKKRHKVTDTRITPRTQQQQQPSQQQSQQQTQQQLPMGGATNCHGSSLGNGSNNSNSSSSNNNNNNSCSKNNNALSGQQQPQSQASTQQQQPTPGQQQQQQPQSQPPAQFSSQSSGGTVQPTGPTTPTECKAERAGFHGSASSMLPVSLPTSVAIPNPSLHESQVFSPYSPFFNPHGPHGGPHGPQPSQFHHMKVSSSPPGINGMLDPRDSPPLPHPPTMLHPALLAAHHGSSPDYGHIRASMDVNDRNSDCTSADIAYNGMEPTISFSNQSLLLEASIAANQSFTPVNSSTLTPMHLRKAKLMFFWVRYPSSAVLKMYFPDIKFNKNNTAQLVKWFSNFREFYYIQMEKYARQAVSEGMKNADDIHVSNDSEIYRVLNLHYNRNNHIEVPQNFRYVVEQTLREFFRAIQGGKDTEQSWKKSIYKIISRMDDPVPEYFKSPNFLEQLE
- the LOC121603537 gene encoding homeobox protein prospero isoform X5, whose product is MMSSEEDSDSFGLYVDKLLKNNPTNTVTISSNGSNSNSSNGSSSSNGNGSGNNSKRSRQRVDAGEPRNSYSSIPSFSSRPSFMSSGLYGAIFSQAQQQHFSGLFGPGGYGPAAASKMLNELLGRQVKQAQDATDQDTLSMLSAIEAAAASISSSVAGSIGNNGDCGLTAQDNSSGVLNGASGAVNPAKLGFESVTNLNNNNTNTNNNNTSACNNSGAGDNSGSAKAAKSGKSGSGCSGVTVPVSDVTMGSNRRSSSSSSTSSNSSTSSSSTSSSSNTSNSSNHNNAVANTNGENNGGGGGGTIGDSGAPKSSSSRNATTSSNNNNSGADGSCSNGLGGVIDLDGDSTTPPATSELAHHMLRNILQGKKDLMALDHELRATIQSNQSGQHAAGGRISPDNNNVIGSKNNNHSSSSGGGGAGNTIFDMGKLSENSLGAIVNGGELSDSSDVGACTPKAKSRGNNQNAKASHGAASDSAKCDDLLDGSADACRLSNGSGTVAVETINPKQEKSDVIDELVASLPEDDEVDETVPSPASSTGAGSNGGLIAKQELMDLDDCCLDDKERDERTPTPGSGIVPTSRAEPEALNMKRARVENIVSSMRASPAILSQPPVNGCKKRKLYHPQQHDNSAAERYAAAAAAGLNLGLTLQNFMLSSSAAAAAAAAAATNTATTTTPVTDPATTDDDEDLVETVTTPHIHQKRVEKDVLKSQLRSMQEQLAEMQQKYVQLCSRMEQQSDTTQEVVDDSSSSDIMEDDASAPDVSPEKPHHHHHHHHLSASSTPMKEVAAAGSKGQSNAAATAAAAAAAADASSMLQMMSKMMSAKLHNSLPNAAHPLQAGGFNGAHPFLQHMQQAAAAAVAMPHEPIGQQPPAPPAVAPQHSQQISNAAAMYQKLFLEQEARLVKAEQAERSLQASNQQLLQQQQQQQQQSQQQQQQAIMPQQPQQQQQQQQHQPDRNASNNSSQVMQSQVTMQHQPQPQAQNQTSQALLQSPVQHPQSQHPQQQQQQQHSPTHPQPSQQSCGLVQPVPANVTLPPLPPSQQQQHQPQPHPVVVQPPQQPLSPTHVPMHAMPQTNHAAAMGGHNMPAIPKGSSIPSDLTNRLNMMRSSASSVGPMSGTDLEGLADVLKTEITASLSNLVDSIVTRFVHQRRFLGKQSEAAAAAAEQLNKDLLMASQLLDRKSPRTKISQSDRSSIGGSQSGNAPMLSIPSLNNASQPVPMGPGGMSVGPPAGNGNCIQQQPTLANNVAGCGGARLNGNSFPPMPGMNAMHVPTAGPGVDPKGGQQQQQQQQQQQQQQQQQQQQQQQLSMNSIGMPPHVRPSPSTAMFQASKTPQNINSVAAAALYNSMNQALGGTPSQVNPFCLPPPEPREHNPEQNEALSLVVTPKKKRHKVTDTRITPRTQQQQPSQQQSQQQTQQQLPMGGATNCHGSSLGNGSNNSNSSSSNNNNNNSCSKNNNALSGQQQPQSQASTQQQQPTPGQQQQQQPQSQPPAQFSSQSSGGTVQPTGPTTPTECKAERAGFHGSASSMLPVSLPTSVAIPNPSLHESQVFSPYSPFFNPHGPHGGPHGPQPSQFHHMKVSSSPPGINGMLDPRDSPPLPHPPTMLHPALLAAHHGSSPDYGHIRASMDVNDRNSDCTSADIAYNGMEPTISFSNQSLLLEASIAANQSFTPVNSSTLTPMHLRKAKLMFFWVRYPSSAVLKMYFPDIKFNKNNTAQLVKWFSNFREFYYIQMEKYARQAVSEGMKNADDIHVSNDSEIYRVLNLHYNRNNHIEVPQNFRYVVEQTLREFFRAIQGGKDTEQSWKKSIYKIISRMDDPVPEYFKSPNFLEQLE
- the LOC121603537 gene encoding homeobox protein prospero isoform X6, producing the protein MMSSEEDSDSFGLYVDKLLKNNPTNTVTISSNGSNSNSSNGSSSSNGNGSGNNSKRSRQRVDAGEPRNSYSSIPSFSSRPSFMSSGLYGAIFSQAQQQHFSGLFGPGGYGPAAASKMLNELLGRQVKQAQDATDQDTLSMLSAIEAAAASISSSVAGSIGNNGDCGLTAQDNSSGVLNGASGAVNPAKLGFESVTNLNNNNTNTNNNNTSACNNSGAGDNSGSAKAAKSGKSGSGCSGVTVPVSDVTMGSNRRSSSSSSTSSNSSTSSSSTSSSSNTSNSSNHNNAVANTNGENNGGGGGGTIGDSGAPKSSSSRNATTSSNNNNSGADGSCSNGLGGVIDLDGDSTTPPATSELAHHMLRNILQGKKDLMALDHELRATIQSNQSGQHAAGGRISPDNNNVIGSKNNNHSSSSGGGGAGNTIFDMGKLSENSLGAIVNGGELSDSSDVGACTPKAKSRGNNQNAKASHGAASDSAKCDDLLDGSADACRLSNGSGTVAVETINPKQEKSDVIDELVASLPEDDEVDETVPSPASSTGAGSNGGLIAKQELMDLDDCCLDDKERDERTPTPGSGIVPTSRAEPEALNMKRARVENIVSSMRASPAILSQPPVNGCKKRKLYHPQQHDNSAAERYAAAAAAGLNLGLTLQNFMLSSSAAAAAAAAAATNTATTTTPVTDPATTDDDEDLVETVTTPHIHQKRVEKDVLKSQLRSMQEQLAEMQQKYVQLCSRMEQQSDTTQEVVDDSSSSDIMEDDASAPDVSPEKPHHHHHHHHLSASSTPMKEVAAAGSKGQSNAAATAAAAAAAADASSMLQMMSKMMSAKLHNSLPNAAHPLQAGGFNGAHPFLQHMQQAAAAAVAMPHEPIGQQPPAPPAVAPQHSQQISNAAAMYQKLFLEQEARLVKAEQAERSLQASNQQLLQQQQQQQQQSQQQQQQAIMPQQPQQQQQQQQHQPDRNASNNSSQSQHPQQQQQQQHSPTHPQPSQQSCGLVQPVPANVTLPPLPPSQQQQHQPQPHPVVVQPPQQPLSPTHVPMHAMPQTNHAAAMGGHNMPAIPKGSSIPSDLTNRLNMMRSSASSVGPMSGTDLEGLADVLKTEITASLSNLVDSIVTRFVHQRRFLGKQSEAAAAAAEQLNKDLLMASQLLDRKSPRTKISQSDRSSIGGSQSGNAPMLSIPSLNNASQPVPMGPGGMSVGPPAGNGNCIQQQPTLANNVAGCGGARLNGNSFPPMPGMNAMHVPTAGPGVDPKGGQQQQQQQQQQQQQQQQQQQQQQQLSMNSIGMPPHVRPSPSTAMFQASKTPQNINSVAAAALYNSMNQALGGTPSQVNPFCLPPPEPREHNPEQNEALSLVVTPKKKRHKVTDTRITPRTVSRILAQDGIIPSSNQVQVDSQQSQQPQQQQQQPSQQQSQQQTQQQLPMGGATNCHGSSLGNGSNNSNSSSSNNNNNNSCSKNNNALSGQQQPQSQASTQQQQPTPGQQQQQQPQSQPPAQFSSQSSGGTVQPTGPTTPTECKAERAGFHGSASSMLPVSLPTSVAIPNPSLHESQVFSPYSPFFNPHGPHGGPHGPQPSQFHHMKVSSSPPGINGMLDPRDSPPLPHPPTMLHPALLAAHHGSSPDYGHIRASMDVNDRNSDCTSADIAYNGMEPTISFSNQSLLLEASIAANQSFTPVNSSTLTPMHLRKAKLMFFWVRYPSSAVLKMYFPDIKFNKNNTAQLVKWFSNFREFYYIQMEKYARQAVSEGMKNADDIHVSNDSEIYRVLNLHYNRNNHIEVPQNFRYVVEQTLREFFRAIQGGKDTEQSWKKSIYKIISRMDDPVPEYFKSPNFLEQLE